One stretch of Corynebacterium callunae DSM 20147 DNA includes these proteins:
- the tatB gene encoding Sec-independent protein translocase subunit TatB: protein MFSSVGWGEIFLLVVVGLVVIGPERLPRVIQDVRAAIFAARTAIDNAKKTLDDDFGSEFDDIRKPLTQVAQYTRMSPKTAITKALFDGDNTLVDSFDPKKIMAADTEGAAQRNNETPNNNATVVQRPDSQQSQPVQQSTQQQKQGPKYSGGVSWTDIL from the coding sequence ATGTTTTCAAGCGTGGGCTGGGGAGAAATTTTCCTGCTTGTAGTCGTGGGCCTGGTTGTAATTGGCCCTGAGCGGCTACCCCGAGTAATCCAAGATGTGCGTGCTGCTATTTTTGCTGCTCGTACCGCAATCGACAATGCGAAGAAAACTTTGGATGATGATTTCGGTTCAGAATTTGATGATATTCGTAAACCACTTACCCAGGTCGCGCAATACACGCGTATGAGCCCAAAAACAGCAATTACCAAAGCGCTTTTCGACGGGGACAATACGCTTGTAGATTCCTTTGATCCGAAAAAGATCATGGCAGCTGATACTGAAGGTGCTGCTCAAAGAAATAATGAGACACCTAACAACAATGCCACTGTGGTGCAGCGTCCTGATTCACAGCAATCGCAGCCAGTACAGCAAAGCACACAGCAGCAAAAGCAAGGCCCAAAATATTCCGGTGGCGTTTCCTGGACCGATATTCTTTAG